From the genome of Flavobacterium luteolum, one region includes:
- a CDS encoding DUF6565 domain-containing protein — MKNIKIATGIALLVLGLTSCKDEKQERAQKTVDNYVIYVDSVKNVAAADLKDNWKSVEAEYDRRSQEAQAALADIKDNAAATEKINASKIKYEEFKNEMTAQFAPPAPSPKQQLRDALFGAGKIGDDMSFSWVNAQNIHSVYQQFVHTVENNKDKYSREDWDEIKLMYEALDSRKNTVEKEGLSAEDNRKIAGLKIKFAPMYTVNRMGAKSEENKDAKK, encoded by the coding sequence ATGAAAAATATCAAAATAGCTACAGGAATTGCTTTATTAGTATTAGGGTTAACATCGTGTAAAGATGAAAAACAAGAAAGAGCTCAAAAAACAGTAGACAACTATGTAATCTATGTTGACTCTGTTAAAAATGTGGCAGCTGCTGACTTAAAAGACAATTGGAAAAGTGTTGAAGCAGAATATGATAGAAGATCTCAGGAAGCGCAAGCTGCGTTAGCTGATATTAAAGACAATGCTGCTGCAACAGAAAAAATAAATGCAAGTAAAATTAAGTACGAGGAATTTAAAAATGAAATGACCGCCCAATTTGCCCCTCCAGCTCCTAGTCCGAAACAACAGTTAAGAGATGCTTTGTTTGGCGCAGGAAAAATAGGTGATGATATGAGTTTTAGCTGGGTTAACGCCCAAAATATTCATAGCGTTTATCAGCAGTTTGTTCATACTGTAGAAAACAATAAAGACAAATATTCTAGAGAAGACTGGGATGAAATCAAATTAATGTATGAAGCTCTTGACAGCCGTAAAAATACAGTTGAAAAAGAAGGTCTTTCTGCTGAGGATAACAGAAAAATTGCTGGTTTGAAAATCAAATTTGCACCAATGTATACTGTAAACAGAATGGGAGCTAAATCTGAAGAAAACAAAGACGCAAAAAAATAA
- a CDS encoding O-methyltransferase, which yields MLFQIKSYLKFLWNSKNEHAVHSPFVFSLLTKCFYDKKAKPEYTILKNYRKSLLGNKNFIEVTDFGVGSKVFKSNRRQISKIAQTAGISPKRAELLFRVTNYFQPKNILEIGTSLGLASSAIALGSKESFLLSLEGCQNTQSVAENLFNQQFPDSNFDFVNSEFSKFLKDGSANICDWDLIYFDGNHSKKATLEYFELLLPTINNDSVWIFDDIHWSPEMEEAWEIIKNHPKVKVTIDTFQWGFVFFRREQPKEHFIIRA from the coding sequence GTGCTTTTTCAAATAAAATCTTACCTAAAATTTTTATGGAATTCTAAAAACGAACACGCGGTTCATTCGCCGTTCGTTTTTAGTTTACTGACAAAATGTTTCTACGATAAGAAAGCAAAGCCTGAATATACTATTCTAAAGAACTATAGGAAATCGCTTTTAGGAAATAAAAATTTCATCGAAGTAACTGATTTTGGCGTTGGATCAAAAGTCTTTAAATCCAACCGAAGACAGATTTCTAAAATTGCGCAAACAGCAGGAATTTCTCCAAAACGGGCAGAATTATTGTTTAGAGTAACCAATTATTTCCAGCCAAAAAATATCCTCGAAATAGGGACATCTTTAGGTTTAGCGAGTTCAGCTATTGCATTGGGAAGTAAAGAATCTTTTTTACTTAGTCTTGAGGGGTGTCAAAATACACAATCAGTCGCGGAAAATTTATTTAACCAACAATTTCCAGATTCTAACTTTGACTTTGTGAATTCAGAATTTAGCAAATTCTTAAAAGATGGCTCTGCAAATATCTGCGATTGGGATTTAATATATTTCGACGGAAATCATTCTAAAAAAGCAACTTTAGAATATTTTGAACTTTTGTTGCCAACAATCAACAATGATTCTGTTTGGATTTTTGATGATATTCATTGGTCTCCTGAAATGGAAGAAGCGTGGGAGATTATAAAAAATCACCCAAAAGTAAAAGTCACAATTGATACTTTTCAATGGGGATTTGTATTCTTTAGAAGAGAACAGCCAAAAGAGCATTTTATAATTAGAGCATAA
- a CDS encoding FKBP-type peptidyl-prolyl cis-trans isomerase yields the protein MKKLLTAFSILTFFISCTSDSGLERIPEKIDYSAENEKEITEYLAKNNLTAQKTNTGLHYIIKEAGTGKQPTLQSNVTVTYKGTLTNGTVFDQTTTDAGVTFPLNKLILGWQEGLPLLKEGGSASLFIPAHLGYGSSKVQNIPAGSVLIFEIKLVSVN from the coding sequence ATGAAAAAATTATTAACGGCATTTTCAATCCTTACGTTTTTTATTTCTTGTACTAGTGATTCAGGACTTGAGAGAATTCCTGAAAAGATCGATTATAGTGCTGAAAACGAAAAAGAAATTACTGAGTATTTAGCGAAAAATAATTTAACAGCTCAAAAGACAAACACAGGTCTGCACTATATTATCAAAGAAGCAGGAACAGGTAAACAGCCAACTCTACAATCAAACGTAACGGTGACCTACAAAGGTACTCTAACGAATGGAACTGTTTTTGATCAGACTACTACCGATGCAGGAGTAACATTTCCATTAAACAAACTAATATTAGGATGGCAGGAAGGCTTACCACTTTTAAAAGAAGGAGGAAGCGCCTCTTTGTTTATTCCGGCACACTTAGGTTACGGCAGTAGTAAGGTTCAAAACATTCCTGCTGGCTCTGTTTTAATTTTTGAAATAAAACTTGTTTCTGTAAATTAA
- a CDS encoding T9SS C-terminal target domain-containing protein: protein MLKIVFFFLTITASINAQNPGCTDPQAENYNSKFRQNDGNCRYKNLKIKPEYSIRLSDSIKETSGLIAFENLLWTHNDDHDTTIYGLDSLGKIKKKIILPAVINHDWEEISQDDTHIYVGDFGNNSAGNRSDLRILKIEKKSFLEGKPKIETITFSYSDQTDFTASKPNKTNFDCEAFIVSKDSIYLFTKQWKSSKTNIYVLSKQEGTQTAKLKATLDTKGLVTGATYLEDKKLITLCGYTKVGKPFLYLLYDFKNHDFLSGNKRRIDIKLPFHQIEGIATKDGLHYFMTNESLVLKPILNNPQQIHYFDLSSALSLYLHK, encoded by the coding sequence ATGCTAAAAATTGTATTTTTCTTTCTAACCATCACCGCTTCGATTAATGCTCAAAACCCTGGCTGTACAGATCCGCAGGCAGAAAATTACAATTCGAAATTTAGACAGAATGATGGAAACTGCCGCTATAAGAACTTAAAAATAAAACCTGAATACTCTATTCGTTTAAGCGATTCAATTAAAGAAACTTCTGGATTGATTGCCTTTGAAAACCTACTTTGGACACACAATGACGATCACGACACAACGATTTACGGATTAGATTCTCTCGGAAAAATTAAAAAGAAAATTATTCTCCCAGCAGTTATCAATCACGATTGGGAAGAAATATCGCAAGATGATACTCATATTTATGTTGGAGATTTTGGAAATAATTCTGCCGGAAATCGATCGGATTTAAGAATCCTTAAAATCGAAAAAAAATCTTTTTTAGAAGGTAAACCAAAAATTGAAACCATTACATTTTCTTATTCCGACCAAACTGATTTTACTGCTTCAAAACCCAATAAAACTAATTTTGACTGTGAAGCTTTTATTGTTTCTAAAGACAGCATTTATCTGTTTACCAAACAATGGAAATCATCTAAAACCAATATTTACGTTTTATCTAAGCAAGAAGGAACGCAAACTGCAAAACTCAAAGCCACACTTGACACCAAAGGTTTGGTCACTGGCGCAACTTATTTAGAAGATAAAAAATTAATTACTTTGTGTGGCTATACCAAAGTCGGAAAACCGTTTTTGTATCTGCTTTATGATTTTAAAAATCACGATTTTCTGTCTGGAAATAAAAGACGAATTGATATAAAACTTCCTTTTCATCAAATAGAAGGAATTGCAACAAAAGACGGACTTCATTATTTTATGACAAATGAATCTCTAGTTCTAAAACCAATTTTAAACAATCCACAGCAAATTCATTATTTTGATTTGAGTTCAGCCCTCAGTTTGTATCTCCATAAATAA
- a CDS encoding ABC-F family ATP-binding cassette domain-containing protein, which translates to MNYLSVENISKSFGERVLFDNISFGINKDQKIAFIAKNGSGKTTIMSIINGLEEPDTGQVVLRKGIRMAFLSQDNNLQDELTIEESIFASDNETLKVIEAYEKALENPSDEEAYQKAFDAMDQHNAWDFETQYKQILFKLKLEDFKLKVKNLSGGQKKRLSLAIILINRPDLLILDEPTNHLDLEMIEWLESYFAKENITLFMVTHDRFFLERVCNEIIELDNGKLYQYKGNYSYYLQKKEERITSENASVDKAKNLFVKELEWMRRQPKARTTKSKSRQDDFYIIKEKAQSRRKENKVELEINMERMGSKIIELHKLSKKFKDRVILDNFSFDFQRGERIGIIGKNGTGKSTFLNLLTGTIPPDSGRVVKGDTIKIGYYTQSGINPKPGQRVIDIIKEYGEYIPLTKGKIISASQLLERFLFDAKKQYDYVEKLSGGELKRLYLCTVLIQNPNFLILDEPTNDLDIVTLNVLESFLLDYPGCLLVVSHDRYFMDKIVDHLFVFRGQGEIENFPGNYSDFRAYEDSADIAQKEENKAEKKDWKQNNPTGNLSFNEQKEYQKIEREIKDLEIEKTKIEKLFSDGKVADADIEKKANELQNIINKIDAKEERWFELSAKLEG; encoded by the coding sequence GTGAATTACTTATCTGTAGAAAATATATCGAAGTCATTTGGCGAAAGAGTCCTTTTTGACAACATTTCTTTTGGAATCAACAAAGATCAAAAAATCGCTTTTATTGCAAAAAATGGTTCTGGAAAAACAACCATCATGAGCATTATTAACGGATTGGAAGAACCAGATACTGGACAAGTTGTTTTACGAAAAGGAATCAGAATGGCATTTCTTTCTCAAGACAATAATCTTCAAGACGAACTTACAATTGAAGAAAGTATTTTCGCATCAGACAATGAAACTCTTAAAGTGATTGAGGCTTATGAAAAAGCTTTAGAAAATCCCTCTGACGAAGAAGCGTATCAAAAAGCCTTCGATGCAATGGATCAGCATAATGCATGGGATTTTGAAACGCAATACAAACAAATTCTATTCAAATTAAAACTGGAAGATTTTAAACTAAAAGTAAAAAATCTTTCTGGTGGACAGAAAAAACGTCTTTCTTTGGCTATAATCCTAATCAATCGTCCAGATTTATTGATTCTAGATGAGCCAACCAACCACTTAGATCTTGAAATGATCGAATGGCTTGAAAGTTATTTTGCTAAAGAAAACATTACGCTGTTTATGGTAACGCACGACCGTTTCTTTTTGGAACGTGTCTGTAACGAAATTATCGAATTAGACAACGGAAAACTATATCAATACAAAGGAAACTATTCTTATTATCTACAGAAAAAAGAAGAAAGAATCACTTCTGAAAATGCTAGTGTTGATAAAGCCAAAAATTTATTTGTAAAAGAGTTAGAATGGATGCGTCGTCAGCCAAAAGCGAGAACGACTAAATCGAAATCACGTCAGGATGACTTTTACATTATTAAAGAAAAAGCGCAAAGTCGACGAAAAGAAAACAAAGTTGAGCTTGAAATTAACATGGAAAGAATGGGAAGCAAAATTATCGAGCTTCACAAACTTTCTAAAAAATTCAAAGACCGTGTTATTCTAGATAACTTTAGTTTTGATTTTCAGCGTGGCGAAAGAATCGGAATTATTGGAAAAAACGGAACTGGAAAATCGACTTTCTTAAATCTGCTTACAGGAACAATTCCACCAGACAGCGGGCGTGTTGTAAAAGGAGATACCATTAAAATTGGATATTATACACAGTCTGGAATTAATCCAAAACCTGGGCAACGTGTTATTGATATTATAAAAGAATACGGAGAATATATTCCGCTTACTAAAGGAAAAATTATTTCGGCTTCGCAACTATTGGAACGTTTTCTTTTTGATGCAAAAAAACAATACGATTATGTTGAGAAATTGAGCGGTGGAGAATTAAAACGTTTGTATTTATGTACGGTTTTAATTCAGAATCCGAACTTTCTGATTCTAGATGAACCAACAAACGATTTGGATATCGTAACTCTGAACGTTCTAGAAAGTTTCCTTTTAGATTATCCGGGATGTTTATTGGTTGTTTCGCACGACCGTTACTTTATGGATAAAATCGTTGATCACTTATTTGTCTTTAGAGGACAAGGGGAAATCGAAAATTTCCCAGGAAACTACTCTGATTTCCGTGCGTATGAAGACAGTGCTGATATTGCTCAAAAAGAAGAAAACAAAGCTGAAAAGAAAGATTGGAAGCAAAATAATCCAACCGGAAATTTAAGCTTCAATGAGCAAAAAGAATATCAGAAAATCGAACGAGAAATTAAAGATTTAGAAATCGAAAAGACTAAAATCGAAAAATTATTCTCTGATGGAAAAGTCGCTGATGCTGATATTGAGAAAAAAGCCAATGAACTTCAAAATATCATAAACAAAATAGACGCAAAAGAAGAACGCTGGTTTGAACTTTCTGCTAAACTTGAAGGGTAA